A stretch of Salvelinus alpinus chromosome 4, SLU_Salpinus.1, whole genome shotgun sequence DNA encodes these proteins:
- the mcl1b gene encoding induced myeloid leukemia cell differentiation protein Mcl-1b: MSLSNSITRATTMLHIQNGGSSYLADDASPLYYFDGAVCALASPKSKVDLGNGTGDTPPRPTTLGVNVVKSNVLDNHLSDRSNNDDSLPCTPQTASECGPELSNCPSGDEVLEHDTRQLIDNFLAEYTGLSQPRWKQSKPLTTMKRVVEDVIAKHRYAYNGMIAKLDLDERCDDVSVINSVAKTMFSDGITNWGRVVSLVAFGAVVSQHLKERDRGHCVELVGQEIATYLLSDQRDWLVKNNAWDGFVEFFHVQDPESSVRNTLLAFAGVAGIGATLAMLIR; encoded by the exons ATGAGTCTGTCGAATTCGATTACACGAGCCACTACGATGTTGCATATTCAAAATGGAGGATCTTCGTACCTAGCTGATGATGCTAGCCCTTTGTACTATTTCGACGGGGCCGTATGTGCTTTGGCGTCACCGAAGTCTAAAGTGGACTTGGGAAATGGGACTGGCGATACTCCACCACGACCCACGACGTTAGGGGTGAATGTCGTGAAAAGCAACGTCCTCGATAATCATTTGTCAGACCGAAGCAACAATGACGACTCTTTGCCCTGCACTCCTCAGACGGCGTCAGAATGTGGGCCTGAACTATCGAATTGTCCATCGGGCGATGAAGTATTGGAACATGATACCAGACAACTCATTGATAATTTTTTGGCGGAATACACTGGACTGTCTCAGCCTCGATGGAAGCAAAGCAAGCCTCTTACGACGATGAAGCGAGTGGTGGAGGACGTAATAGCAAAGCATCGATACGCTTACAATG gtATGATCGCCAAACTTGACTTAGATGAGCGATGCGATGACGTGAGCGTCATCAATTCTGTGGCCAAGACCATGTTCAGTGATGGGATCACAAACTGGGGTCGCGTCGTCAGCCTGGTGGCATTTGGCGCAGTGGTGAGCCAGCACctgaaggagagggacaggggacaCTGCGTTGAGTTGGTGGGCCAAGAGATTGCCACATACCTCCTCTCTGACCAAAGGGACTGGCTGGTCAAAAACAATGCTTGG GATGGATTTGTAGAGTTCTTTCATGTACAAGATcctgagtcctcagtaaggaacACCCTCCTAGCCTTTGCTGGAGTTGCTGGGATTGGGGCAACACTCGCCATGTTGATCAGGTGA